In Desulfovibrio inopinatus DSM 10711, a genomic segment contains:
- a CDS encoding sirohydrochlorin cobaltochelatase, whose product MFQRLFSTIILLLILCAFPTMQAYCGHDGPKQDKPGILVVAFGTTMPTAEKALQHIEGVIKKTFPNVPVRMAYSSKIVRAKIAREQHRNIASPAEALAQMKDENFTHVAVQSLHSIPGEEYHNLLKTAYAFPTMGKSMQQVVMGMPLMATSTDLEKVADAIMACLPADRKPNEAIVLMGHGTHHPADVYYAALQYHLAKRDPNIFVGTVEGFPTLDDVIEKLKKNGLTKAWLMPLMSVAGDHANNDMAGDEPDSWKSILDKNGITSVPVLTGLADYDQLVAIWVDHLKTAYSQLNIKSH is encoded by the coding sequence ATGTTTCAACGTCTTTTCTCGACAATCATTCTACTGCTGATTCTTTGTGCTTTCCCAACAATGCAGGCCTATTGCGGCCATGATGGTCCTAAACAAGATAAACCGGGAATTCTTGTTGTCGCATTTGGTACCACGATGCCCACGGCAGAAAAAGCGCTTCAGCACATTGAAGGTGTCATCAAAAAAACCTTCCCCAACGTACCAGTGCGCATGGCCTATTCATCAAAAATCGTTCGGGCCAAAATCGCTCGGGAGCAACACCGGAATATCGCGTCACCAGCCGAAGCACTTGCACAGATGAAAGATGAAAATTTTACCCACGTCGCGGTCCAATCGCTTCACAGCATTCCAGGTGAGGAATATCATAACCTACTGAAAACAGCTTACGCTTTTCCAACGATGGGCAAGAGCATGCAACAGGTTGTCATGGGAATGCCCCTCATGGCGACATCCACCGATCTCGAAAAGGTCGCCGATGCGATCATGGCCTGTCTGCCCGCTGACCGAAAACCCAATGAAGCCATTGTCCTTATGGGACACGGAACACACCATCCAGCCGACGTCTATTATGCGGCTCTCCAGTATCATCTCGCCAAGCGAGACCCCAATATTTTTGTCGGAACGGTTGAAGGCTTCCCAACGCTCGACGACGTAATCGAAAAGCTCAAAAAAAATGGCCTGACCAAGGCCTGGCTCATGCCGTTAATGTCCGTGGCGGGTGATCATGCCAATAATGATATGGCCGGCGACGAGCCCGATTCATGGAAGTCCATTCTTGATAAAAACGGCATCACGAGTGTACCAGTGCTCACAGGGCTGGCAGACTATGACCAGCTGGTCGCCATATGGGTTGATCATCTCAAAACAGCCTATTCTCAACTCAATATCAAGTCTCACTAA
- a CDS encoding GGGtGRT protein, translating into MELFENQQRRMPSIETTLKHYGLKELADARQLCLSKGVDPAAMVRSIQEICFENACWAYTLGAAIAIAKKTSKATDAAKAIGEGLQSFCIPKSVADQRQVGLGHGNLAAMLLSEETACFAFIAGHESFAAAEGALGIVHFANKARTQPLRVILNGLGKDAAHIISRINGFTHVKTRFVYETGELNIVSETRYSQSDRGDVRCFGADDVREGVAINHHEGVDASITGNSTNPTRFTHPVAAIYKKERLSQGKPYFSVASGGGTGRTLHPDNMKAGSASYGMTDTMGRMHCDAQFAGSSSVPAHVEMMGLIGMGNNPMVGATVAVAVAVAQALQ; encoded by the coding sequence ATGGAACTGTTTGAAAATCAACAGCGTCGCATGCCGTCTATCGAAACGACCCTGAAGCACTATGGACTCAAAGAGTTGGCCGATGCACGTCAGCTCTGTCTTTCAAAAGGCGTCGATCCCGCAGCAATGGTGCGTTCGATTCAGGAAATCTGTTTTGAAAACGCCTGTTGGGCGTATACGCTCGGTGCAGCCATTGCCATAGCGAAGAAGACCAGCAAAGCGACGGATGCGGCGAAAGCAATTGGGGAAGGATTACAGTCGTTTTGTATACCGAAATCAGTTGCCGATCAGCGTCAGGTTGGCCTCGGCCATGGTAATTTGGCGGCAATGTTACTGTCGGAAGAGACAGCGTGCTTTGCGTTTATTGCCGGTCATGAATCGTTTGCAGCGGCTGAAGGTGCCTTGGGTATTGTGCATTTCGCCAACAAAGCACGAACACAACCTTTGCGCGTCATTCTCAATGGATTGGGGAAAGACGCGGCTCATATCATTTCTCGAATCAACGGATTTACGCACGTCAAAACCCGTTTTGTTTATGAAACGGGAGAGTTGAATATCGTTTCTGAAACTCGCTACTCCCAGAGTGATCGTGGTGATGTGCGGTGTTTTGGAGCCGATGATGTCCGTGAAGGGGTAGCCATCAATCATCACGAAGGTGTGGATGCGTCCATCACGGGAAACTCGACCAATCCGACGCGGTTTACACATCCCGTGGCCGCCATTTATAAAAAAGAACGCCTCAGTCAGGGAAAACCGTATTTTTCTGTTGCTTCGGGAGGCGGCACCGGACGTACGTTGCACCCGGATAATATGAAAGCCGGCTCGGCATCGTACGGTATGACCGATACGATGGGACGAATGCATTGCGATGCCCAATTTGCGGGATCGTCGTCGGTTCCGGCACATGTTGAAATGATGGGACTGATCGGTATGGGGAACAATCCCATGGTCGGGGCAACTGTGGCTGTTGCTGTAGCCGTTGCGCAGGCTCTGCAATAG
- a CDS encoding iron-sulfur cluster assembly scaffold protein, translated as MMYTETVEGMDCVAKGPQNGPAPIPQEGRYVQAKEIADIFGLSHGVGWCAPQQGACKLTLNIKHGIVEEALVEILGCTGATHSAAMAAEILPGKTILEALNTDLVCDAINTAMRELFNQIVYGRSQTAFSENGLPVGAALEDLGKTLRSQVGTMYSSRLKGPRYLEITEGYVRRIGLDANDEIIGYSYVNIGRMMALIEEGVDPAQALEKASGEYGRFDEAVRTLNPRKA; from the coding sequence ATGATGTATACGGAAACGGTGGAAGGAATGGATTGCGTGGCCAAAGGACCGCAGAATGGTCCTGCCCCCATTCCTCAAGAGGGACGTTATGTCCAGGCCAAAGAGATTGCTGACATTTTCGGCCTGTCACATGGCGTAGGATGGTGCGCTCCGCAGCAGGGGGCGTGTAAGCTGACACTCAATATCAAACATGGCATTGTTGAAGAGGCGCTTGTGGAAATTTTGGGGTGTACAGGCGCTACGCATTCCGCAGCCATGGCCGCGGAGATTTTGCCGGGGAAAACCATCCTTGAAGCGTTGAATACCGATTTGGTCTGCGATGCTATCAATACGGCTATGCGTGAACTCTTCAACCAGATTGTGTATGGCCGGAGTCAAACGGCATTCTCAGAAAATGGTCTTCCTGTGGGGGCTGCTCTTGAAGATCTTGGCAAGACATTGCGCAGTCAAGTCGGGACCATGTACAGTAGTAGACTTAAAGGCCCACGATACCTTGAAATAACAGAAGGCTATGTGCGTCGTATCGGGCTCGATGCCAATGATGAAATTATAGGCTACAGCTATGTCAATATCGGTCGCATGATGGCGCTGATTGAAGAAGGCGTTGATCCGGCGCAGGCTCTTGAAAAGGCTTCCGGGGAATACGGTCGATTTGATGAAGCCGTGCGAACGCTTAACCCGCGCAAAGCGTAG
- a CDS encoding type IV pilus twitching motility protein PilT translates to MEHIELDSLICDVLEAAPALSDILFSPDKPIQADIHGVLTPIENSIVPGVLSSEKTASVAAVILNDRPEKQAELQAEGACDLSYDVETARFRVNIFTRRRSFCIVMRRLPSTVPSLAELRLPRLFSTIGQEHSGLVLVVGATGTGKSTTLAAILDDINKSQAVHIITLEDPVEYVHDHHIATISQRELGLDFPSFSHGLRAALRQAPRVILVGELRDRETITTALRAAETGHLVLSTLHTIDTGGTIGRIVGMFDHSEERYLRQRLAASLKFVIAQRLPGRLGGGRVPAFEIMRNTLAIRELLLSGETPEKTYYDIIEAGKTFGMITFDHYLAMLFQKNIIDETTAIFHASDRSRLLLAIDGIKKARGETVSTIQGLRLDDEYEEIDHDS, encoded by the coding sequence ATGGAACACATTGAGCTCGATAGTCTGATTTGTGATGTCCTTGAAGCAGCGCCAGCGTTGTCGGATATTCTTTTTTCGCCGGACAAACCGATCCAGGCGGATATTCATGGTGTTTTGACGCCAATTGAGAACTCCATTGTGCCTGGCGTGCTTTCTTCGGAGAAAACCGCTTCGGTGGCCGCGGTCATACTGAACGATCGTCCAGAAAAGCAAGCAGAGCTTCAAGCCGAGGGAGCCTGCGATCTCTCGTACGATGTCGAAACAGCCCGATTTCGTGTCAATATTTTTACACGTCGTCGATCATTTTGCATTGTCATGCGACGTCTGCCTTCCACGGTTCCTTCTTTGGCTGAACTCCGTTTACCACGACTTTTTTCGACAATCGGTCAGGAACACAGTGGGCTTGTGCTCGTTGTCGGGGCAACAGGTACCGGAAAGTCGACAACGTTGGCTGCTATTTTGGACGACATCAATAAGAGCCAGGCCGTCCATATCATCACATTGGAAGATCCCGTTGAGTATGTGCATGACCACCACATAGCCACGATAAGTCAGCGTGAACTTGGGCTCGACTTTCCTTCGTTCTCTCATGGACTTCGAGCGGCCTTACGTCAGGCTCCACGGGTGATTCTCGTCGGAGAACTGCGCGACCGCGAAACCATCACCACCGCACTTCGTGCTGCGGAAACGGGCCACCTTGTGCTTTCCACATTGCATACTATCGATACCGGGGGAACAATTGGTCGTATTGTCGGGATGTTCGATCATTCCGAAGAACGGTATCTCCGTCAGCGTCTTGCGGCCAGTCTGAAGTTTGTCATTGCTCAACGTTTGCCGGGACGTCTTGGCGGAGGACGGGTTCCTGCCTTTGAAATCATGCGGAATACGTTGGCGATTCGAGAATTGTTGTTGAGTGGTGAAACGCCAGAAAAGACATACTACGATATTATTGAAGCCGGAAAAACGTTCGGCATGATTACTTTCGATCACTATCTCGCCATGCTTTTTCAAAAAAATATTATCGACGAAACAACGGCCATATTTCATGCCAGCGATCGCAGCCGTTTGCTGTTGGCGATTGATGGCATCAAAAAAGCCCGAGGCGAGACGGTCTCAACCATTCAAGGTCTCCGTCTCGACGACGAATATGAGGAAATCGACCATGACAGCTAA
- a CDS encoding type IV pilus twitching motility protein PilT — translation MAQIDAFLKMMRETGASDLHLSSGSQPILRINGILQRIKYKVLEDEDLKALLYEITQEKRVKEFEETGDIDFAYEIEGLDRYRVNFFRQQYGVAAVFRRIPSELLTLDDLGMPEVLKELALLPKGLVLVTGPTGSGKSTTLAAMVHHANTHRKDHIITIEDPIEFLHPSKSCLINQREIGRDTKTFSSALRGSLREDPDIILVGEMRDLETIELALEAAETGHLVLSTLHTISASKTIDRVIEVFPGDKQEQIRSSLAESLRAVVAQNLFRRIDTPGRVAALEILIATPAVRNLIRERKNHQIEGVIETGKAHNMRLMDDSIEELLDAGIIDEHDALSKCVNKKRFRARLEDENTTLFQYE, via the coding sequence ATGGCGCAAATCGATGCGTTTCTCAAAATGATGCGTGAAACAGGTGCATCTGATCTGCATTTATCAAGCGGGTCCCAACCTATTTTACGTATCAATGGCATCTTACAGCGTATTAAATATAAAGTACTTGAGGACGAAGATCTTAAAGCATTGTTGTATGAGATAACGCAGGAAAAACGTGTTAAAGAATTTGAAGAGACAGGGGATATTGATTTTGCCTATGAAATAGAAGGTCTCGACCGATATCGTGTCAATTTTTTTCGCCAACAGTACGGCGTTGCAGCGGTATTTCGTCGCATACCGAGCGAGTTGCTCACGCTTGATGATCTTGGCATGCCTGAGGTGCTGAAAGAGTTAGCGTTATTACCAAAGGGACTTGTTCTTGTCACCGGCCCGACAGGCAGTGGGAAATCAACGACATTGGCCGCCATGGTTCACCATGCCAATACCCATCGGAAAGATCATATCATCACCATTGAGGACCCCATCGAGTTTCTTCACCCATCGAAAAGTTGTCTCATCAACCAACGCGAAATTGGACGCGATACAAAAACATTCTCGTCTGCATTACGCGGGAGCTTACGCGAAGACCCGGACATCATCCTCGTTGGGGAAATGCGTGATCTTGAAACGATTGAACTTGCTTTGGAAGCCGCTGAAACTGGGCACCTTGTCTTGTCCACGTTGCATACTATTTCGGCTTCCAAAACCATCGACCGCGTTATCGAGGTCTTCCCCGGCGATAAGCAAGAACAAATCCGCTCCAGTTTGGCGGAGTCGCTCCGAGCAGTTGTCGCGCAGAATTTATTTCGTCGTATCGATACACCTGGACGCGTGGCCGCACTAGAAATTCTTATTGCTACGCCGGCGGTACGAAATCTCATTCGTGAAAGAAAAAATCATCAGATTGAAGGGGTTATCGAGACAGGGAAAGCACATAACATGCGACTGATGGACGATTCCATTGAAGAATTATTGGATGCTGGTATTATTGACGAACATGACGCTTTGTCCAAGTGTGTGAATAAGAAACGTTTTCGTGCGCGACTTGAAGATGAAAACACCACATTGTTTCAATACGAATAA
- a CDS encoding secretin N-terminal domain-containing protein — translation MPGQYINLRHRRATMPFVAILGLMLVLLCAGCKKNGVEVHDPFFDQWKAMAQKSKGYSPRQESRAIEYSQAAVTPITPVKTEPTHPPLPTNPITLKLNNAELASVLRSLARAGSVNLVLSSSIASGKVSNTSASTAETQSASSNSGNRQGDSENNQRQSTQETTENTTLRPVSLNVSNAPWNSVFESLLLANGLSYKWDGPILRVLSIDDLNRENELKKAQEESIKQVVRLKEAEPLVTLQVDIQYADLDELYNTVNNYLGQSSDMAKDGGDAQQGASQQRVSGSIQGSVVADKHSNSLIIQAAQTDAEQIVKLISKLDRPRSQITLRAYIIETTKETARQLGVQWGGIFRTGLAGQNFWAAPGGTGTAATDPLSGSSTPYYGPGQSGQGYGLNFPGGINIDPTTGLGAEGMALDFLFGRIGENILELQLTALAEDGKVNILSSPSITTLENQTAYTENGRKIPYVSTSQNGTNVEFIDAVLRLEMTPHIVDGHNLRMKVLVKNDQVDENKNNWVQGNPPVIKKQTETSLIVEDGETIVISGLTKNVIQDSDSGVPFLKDVPGLGYAFKSTAKSEEMEEVLVFITPHILPQRALAHGPTVSTPDPENLMSKYSLQSTAE, via the coding sequence ATGCCAGGCCAATACATCAATCTACGACACAGAAGGGCAACCATGCCGTTTGTGGCCATTTTGGGCCTGATGCTTGTTCTTCTTTGCGCAGGCTGCAAAAAAAATGGCGTTGAAGTACATGATCCGTTTTTTGATCAATGGAAAGCCATGGCGCAAAAATCCAAAGGCTATTCTCCACGTCAAGAATCGCGCGCCATTGAGTATTCTCAAGCCGCTGTGACCCCTATTACGCCGGTCAAAACAGAACCGACACATCCGCCATTGCCGACCAACCCCATTACGTTAAAGCTCAACAACGCGGAATTGGCGTCGGTGTTGCGTTCTTTGGCACGTGCTGGAAGTGTCAACCTGGTTCTCTCCTCATCCATTGCCTCTGGAAAAGTCTCGAACACCTCGGCATCGACCGCGGAGACCCAATCAGCATCTTCAAATTCAGGAAATAGACAGGGAGATTCGGAAAACAACCAGAGACAATCGACTCAAGAGACAACGGAAAATACAACGTTGCGCCCGGTGAGCCTGAATGTATCCAATGCCCCCTGGAACTCTGTTTTTGAAAGTCTTCTTCTTGCCAACGGCCTGTCATATAAATGGGATGGTCCAATATTGCGGGTGCTCTCCATAGACGACCTCAACCGCGAAAACGAACTCAAAAAAGCGCAGGAAGAAAGTATCAAGCAGGTTGTGCGGCTCAAAGAAGCCGAACCTTTGGTCACCTTGCAGGTTGATATCCAATATGCAGACTTGGATGAGTTGTATAACACGGTCAACAACTACCTTGGCCAATCTTCCGATATGGCAAAAGACGGCGGAGACGCACAACAAGGGGCGTCTCAACAACGCGTTAGCGGCAGCATCCAAGGATCGGTTGTCGCGGACAAGCACAGCAACTCGCTGATCATCCAGGCCGCCCAAACCGATGCCGAACAAATTGTGAAACTCATTTCCAAACTCGATCGACCGCGGTCGCAAATAACCCTCAGGGCATATATTATTGAAACAACGAAAGAAACCGCACGACAACTTGGCGTGCAATGGGGTGGTATTTTCCGCACGGGGCTGGCCGGTCAAAATTTTTGGGCCGCACCAGGCGGAACAGGCACCGCGGCGACCGATCCATTATCCGGCAGTTCAACACCCTACTATGGTCCCGGGCAATCCGGGCAGGGGTATGGCCTCAACTTTCCTGGAGGCATCAATATTGACCCGACCACCGGCCTTGGCGCCGAAGGTATGGCTCTGGATTTTCTCTTTGGTCGCATTGGGGAGAATATTCTTGAACTGCAACTCACGGCCCTAGCAGAAGACGGCAAGGTCAATATTCTCTCCTCGCCCTCCATTACCACCCTGGAAAATCAGACGGCCTACACGGAAAATGGACGCAAAATTCCGTATGTGTCCACGTCGCAAAACGGCACGAACGTTGAGTTCATCGATGCCGTTCTACGTCTTGAAATGACACCGCATATTGTTGATGGACACAACCTCCGCATGAAAGTGCTCGTCAAAAACGACCAGGTGGATGAAAACAAAAACAACTGGGTGCAAGGCAACCCCCCGGTCATCAAAAAACAGACAGAAACATCGCTTATTGTTGAAGATGGAGAGACTATCGTCATTTCCGGTTTGACCAAAAACGTCATTCAAGACAGCGATTCCGGGGTTCCATTCCTCAAAGATGTTCCGGGATTGGGCTATGCATTCAAATCGACGGCGAAAAGCGAAGAGATGGAGGAAGTGCTTGTTTTCATCACCCCGCACATCCTGCCGCAGCGAGCGCTGGCACATGGACCGACAGTCTCCACGCCAGACCCGGAAAACTTGATGTCCAAATACTCACTGCAATCAACTGCAGAATAA
- a CDS encoding GspE/PulE family protein yields the protein MRKKPLRLGEMLVNAGLISEEELQHALVDSRANNLKLGQQIVRQGTLKEEEILTVLGQQMNLELYTPNRYTVEVGLSAILPADLAMKFKVAPLQKDGHLLKLAMNDPLDLGAIDAVEVFTNCEVEPVICSEKELGQLSNSIYGMAAGMDGVIDSIQALAVDEETAVGESDEHVGNLQDMAEEAPVIRLVNSLLSQAVREGASDVHISPEQKSVQIRFRIDGKLKEYPAPSKNMILPIISRVKILAKMDIAITRIPQDGRFTVIMENREINIRVSTLPTIYGENLVMRLLDMSSGGLTLSDLGMSTLDMDKIHEVIIKPHGMILSTGPTGSGKSTSLYAILREINRPDINIITLEDPVEYRLANIRQVQLNTKAGMTFVSGLRSILRQDPDVIMVGEIRDGETANIATQAALTGHRVFSTVHTNNAAGAVTRLIDMGIEPFLVASVLLVSFAQRLVRSICPQCKESYRPSPNVLKAWGMEEYADRNFMRGKGCYYCGNTGYKGRTGLFEVLLVDDEIQELILERASASLINQNAISRGVLHLLRDDAKNKILSGKTTFEEAASAVMV from the coding sequence ATGCGCAAAAAACCGTTGCGACTTGGCGAAATGCTTGTCAATGCCGGCCTCATTAGCGAAGAAGAACTTCAACACGCCCTTGTAGATAGCCGCGCAAACAACCTCAAACTCGGACAACAAATCGTCCGCCAGGGCACGCTCAAAGAAGAGGAGATTCTTACTGTTCTCGGCCAACAGATGAATCTCGAACTCTACACCCCAAATCGCTATACTGTTGAGGTCGGGCTTTCGGCCATTCTTCCGGCTGATCTGGCCATGAAATTCAAGGTTGCGCCGTTACAAAAAGACGGACACCTGCTCAAACTCGCTATGAATGACCCTCTTGATCTCGGGGCCATCGACGCCGTGGAAGTTTTCACCAACTGCGAGGTCGAGCCGGTTATTTGCAGCGAGAAAGAGCTTGGTCAGCTCTCCAACTCCATTTATGGCATGGCCGCCGGGATGGATGGGGTTATCGACAGCATACAGGCGCTTGCTGTCGATGAAGAAACAGCCGTCGGCGAAAGCGACGAACATGTCGGCAATCTGCAGGATATGGCTGAAGAAGCGCCTGTTATTCGCCTTGTCAACTCCCTCCTCAGTCAGGCCGTTCGTGAAGGGGCCAGCGATGTGCACATCAGCCCGGAACAGAAATCCGTCCAAATTCGATTCCGCATCGACGGCAAGCTGAAGGAATATCCAGCGCCGTCCAAGAACATGATCTTGCCGATCATTTCGCGTGTTAAGATTTTAGCCAAAATGGATATCGCCATCACCCGCATTCCCCAGGATGGGCGGTTTACCGTCATTATGGAGAATCGCGAAATCAATATCCGCGTCTCGACACTCCCCACAATCTATGGGGAAAACCTGGTCATGCGTCTGCTCGATATGTCATCCGGAGGACTCACCTTGAGCGACCTCGGCATGAGCACATTGGATATGGACAAAATCCATGAGGTCATCATCAAACCGCACGGCATGATCTTGTCCACCGGACCGACAGGGAGTGGGAAGTCCACATCATTGTATGCCATTTTGAGAGAGATCAATCGCCCTGATATTAATATTATCACGCTTGAAGATCCGGTTGAATATCGACTTGCCAACATTCGTCAGGTCCAACTCAACACCAAGGCCGGCATGACATTCGTGAGCGGCTTGCGGTCCATTCTGCGACAAGACCCTGATGTCATCATGGTCGGTGAAATTCGGGATGGTGAAACTGCCAACATTGCCACCCAAGCTGCGCTCACCGGTCACCGCGTCTTCAGTACGGTCCATACCAATAATGCAGCCGGCGCCGTCACTCGTCTTATCGACATGGGTATTGAACCCTTTCTCGTCGCGTCGGTGCTCCTTGTTTCGTTTGCGCAACGCCTTGTGCGCTCCATCTGCCCGCAATGCAAAGAATCATATCGACCAAGCCCCAATGTCCTCAAAGCATGGGGAATGGAAGAATACGCAGACCGAAACTTTATGCGCGGGAAAGGCTGCTATTATTGTGGAAACACCGGGTATAAAGGACGTACTGGACTGTTTGAAGTCTTATTGGTCGACGACGAAATCCAGGAACTTATCCTTGAACGCGCCTCTGCCTCGCTCATCAACCAGAATGCAATCAGCCGCGGGGTATTGCACTTATTGAGAGATGACGCCAAAAATAAAATTCTCAGCGGCAAAACAACGTTTGAAGAAGCGGCTTCTGCTGTTATGGTGTAG
- a CDS encoding type II secretion system F family protein: MAKKLYVYNALNENGSSVTGEIEAESDDAARLKVSGLGYIPIKVESGVRATSHAGGRAALSIRLTRVKAQDLILFTKQLRTMLKAGIGVLELLRILEQQTENKKLKYVCLVMADDIRKGASISVAFAKHPSVFSSLYVSMIKAGEAAGSLPEVLDRLIYIIEHENKVKSDIRSAMQYPIIVVLALGVAFFVLLTVVIPNFVNLFKKAKIELPMPTKVALGLYHFLSQYGFFLFIALVAIIVVLRFYIKTDDGKVKKDAFLMHLPVLGSLFIKAAMSRFASIFAILQASGVTALQSMEILSDTIGNAAISREFSKISELLKQGRGISAPLRKAKYFTPMVINMVAIGEETGNLDDMMNAVATHYDDEVKYAVSNLSEALGPFLVVGLAAVVGFFALAIFMPMWDMTKMVKM, translated from the coding sequence GTGGCCAAAAAACTCTATGTCTATAACGCACTGAATGAAAATGGATCTTCGGTCACAGGAGAAATCGAAGCCGAATCCGACGATGCCGCACGCCTCAAAGTATCGGGACTCGGCTATATCCCCATTAAAGTAGAGTCCGGAGTCAGAGCAACCTCCCACGCCGGAGGGCGTGCAGCGTTGAGCATTCGATTGACCAGGGTCAAAGCACAAGACTTGATTCTGTTCACCAAGCAACTTCGAACAATGCTCAAGGCCGGTATCGGCGTTCTCGAACTGTTACGCATTCTCGAACAACAAACGGAAAATAAAAAACTCAAATATGTCTGTCTCGTCATGGCAGACGACATACGTAAAGGTGCCAGTATTTCTGTAGCCTTTGCCAAGCACCCTTCTGTCTTTTCATCACTCTATGTCAGTATGATCAAAGCCGGCGAAGCCGCTGGGTCACTTCCAGAAGTGCTTGATCGACTGATTTATATTATTGAGCATGAAAACAAAGTAAAAAGTGATATCCGCTCTGCCATGCAATATCCAATCATTGTTGTCCTTGCATTGGGGGTTGCTTTTTTTGTTTTACTTACTGTTGTTATTCCAAATTTTGTCAACTTGTTCAAAAAGGCCAAAATTGAACTCCCCATGCCGACAAAAGTTGCCCTTGGCCTCTATCACTTTTTGTCACAATATGGATTCTTTCTTTTTATCGCTCTTGTCGCGATTATTGTTGTTTTACGATTCTATATCAAAACCGACGACGGGAAAGTCAAAAAAGATGCCTTTCTTATGCACCTTCCTGTACTTGGTTCTCTCTTTATCAAGGCGGCGATGTCCCGATTTGCATCCATTTTTGCAATTCTTCAGGCCAGCGGCGTAACCGCGCTGCAATCCATGGAGATATTGTCGGACACAATTGGTAATGCGGCGATCTCACGAGAGTTCAGTAAAATCTCAGAATTGCTCAAACAAGGCCGTGGTATTTCGGCTCCTTTAAGAAAGGCGAAGTACTTCACCCCCATGGTGATCAACATGGTGGCCATTGGTGAAGAAACAGGGAACCTTGACGACATGATGAATGCTGTTGCCACGCACTATGATGATGAAGTGAAGTATGCTGTATCGAACCTGAGTGAAGCCTTGGGCCCATTTCTCGTCGTCGGTTTGGCCGCTGTGGTCGGTTTCTTTGCACTCGCCATTTTTATGCCCATGTGGGACATGACCAAGATGGTCAAAATGTAA